A window from Triticum aestivum cultivar Chinese Spring chromosome 6D, IWGSC CS RefSeq v2.1, whole genome shotgun sequence encodes these proteins:
- the LOC123143823 gene encoding vegetative cell wall protein gp1: MHAGAHGGRQLPRRRAGWWRRDVDGEGVTLGGGDGYAQGAGGVRGGAGELGLGVSWGGGALHCRGSGSGGRGHRYIELKNPTPTLPTNPHLTFSWSAPPAHHLLPSSRRRPPPTCPRLPAPPAATSPQLPAPPAPHLHPASRRRPLLPPNAGAAPASTRRRRRHHSALPPAPTSSLAPGAAPCFHPTQAPLLLPPATGAALTPRFPPPSACLPASKRHRCHSASSRRRREPPIAATSRPYHRLGDPPPPPQRTVASALLHPAATARRPTRQSNCLLHARSLKELREGHPALHLPDTRPRRRAPAATSGAVRPASSLLLPPPSAAPSTPRAASSSCLLPHEARCAEHAPGRPPPPHK; this comes from the exons ATGCACGCCGGCGCTCACGGAGGGCGGCAGTtgccgcggcggcgggcgggatGGTGGCGGCGTGATGTTGATGGTGAAGGGGTCACGCTGGGCGGTGGAGACGGCTACGCGCAGGGTGCTGGCGGggtccggggcggcgccggcgagttgGGATTGGGGGtttcctggggcggcggcgcctTGCATTGCcggggcagcggcagcggcgggcggGGTCACCGATATATTGAACTAAAAAATCCCACCCCCACCCTGCCGACTAACCCCCATCTTACCTTCTCCTGGTCGGCGCCGCCcgcccaccacctcctccccagctCCCGGCGCCGTCCGCCACCCACCTGCCCCCGGcttccggcgccgcccgccgccacctcccCACAGCTCCCGGCTCCGCCCGCCCCCCACCTCCACCCCGCATCCCGGCGCCGCCCCCTGCTTCCACccaacgccggcgccgcccctgcttccactcgccgccgccgccgccatcactcCGCGCTTCCCCCCGCCCCCACTTCCTCCCTCGCTCCCGGCGCCGCCCCCTGCTTCCACCCAACGCAGGCGCCGCTCCTGCTTCCACCCGCCACCGGCGCCGCCCTCACTCCCCGCTTCCCCCCGCCATCGGCGTGCCTCCCTGCTTCCAAGCGCCACCGTTGCCACTCTGCATCCAGCCGTCGCCGTCGGGAGCCACCAATCGCCGCGACCAGCCGTCCCTACCACCGTCTTGGCGACCCTCCCCCACCCCCGCAACGGACCGTCGCATCCGCGTTGCTGCATCCCGCGGCCACTGCGCGCCGTCCAACTCGGCAGTCCAACTGCTTGCTTCATGCTCGGTCGCTCAAGGAGCTGCGTGAAGGTCACCCCGCGCTCCACCTTCCGGACACGCGACCCCGTCGCCGTGCTCCTGCAGCCACCTCCGGGGCGGTGcgcccggcctcctctctcctcctgcCACCTCCTAGCGCCGCGCCGAGCACACCCCGGGCTGCCTCTTCCTCTTGCTTACTCCCGCACGAGGCACGCTGCGCCGAGCACGCACCCGGCCGCCCCCCACCTCCG CACAAGTAG